A single window of Halobacterium jilantaiense DNA harbors:
- a CDS encoding DUF7318 family protein: protein MSSKGSNYGDIHRYEPANESTAAMITIVLLTIVEVVFVALFTWGLVTGLGTDPVGNMYLGFLLAAIFIDLSFILMLYRKEFLPDVMIVKKRRRKWEDLYIREDQADGTSMVGDTVEQFKKAVYPYMRK, encoded by the coding sequence ATGTCATCCAAAGGCTCCAACTACGGCGACATCCACCGGTACGAACCCGCCAACGAGAGCACCGCGGCGATGATCACCATCGTCTTGCTCACCATCGTCGAGGTGGTGTTCGTCGCGCTGTTCACGTGGGGACTCGTCACCGGCCTCGGCACCGACCCGGTCGGCAACATGTACCTCGGGTTCCTGCTCGCGGCCATCTTCATCGACCTCTCGTTCATCCTCATGCTGTACCGCAAGGAGTTCCTCCCGGACGTGATGATCGTGAAGAAGCGCCGCCGGAAGTGGGAGGACCTCTACATCCGTGAGGACCAGGCCGACGGGACGTCGATGGTCGGGGACACGGTCGAACAGTTCAAGAAGGCGGTCTACCCGTACATGAGGAAATAA
- a CDS encoding DUF7321 family protein has translation MVEDVAVATVAGLLVTLSFPFYIYGAWIIIDAEPVTWGVLRHHLSYIFVGLTLNTVPVAVWMIPRLFDQLGGFAALHAFFGVQAYAFLAFALTGIVPILRAKREYNLYNDPDRDIEIDEIHENMGAWRMRLRGGVVGYVGCWLVAWVLGVVRYAMRYNEIPI, from the coding sequence ATGGTCGAGGACGTGGCGGTCGCCACCGTCGCCGGGTTGCTCGTCACGCTGAGTTTCCCCTTCTACATCTACGGCGCGTGGATCATCATCGACGCCGAACCGGTGACGTGGGGCGTGCTCCGCCACCACCTCTCGTACATCTTCGTCGGCCTCACACTCAACACGGTGCCCGTCGCCGTCTGGATGATTCCCCGGCTGTTCGACCAGCTCGGCGGGTTCGCTGCTCTCCACGCTTTCTTCGGCGTGCAGGCGTACGCGTTCCTCGCGTTCGCGCTCACGGGCATCGTCCCAATCCTCCGCGCGAAGCGCGAGTACAACCTCTACAACGACCCGGACCGGGACATCGAAATCGACGAGATTCACGAGAACATGGGCGCTTGGCGGATGCGGCTGCGCGGCGGCGTCGTCGGGTACGTCGGCTGCTGGCTCGTCGCGTGGGTGCTCGGCGTCGTCCGGTACGCGATGCGGTACAACGAGATTCCGATTTAG
- the nth gene encoding endonuclease III: MGTRLESGEAQAVEVIDRLSEAYPEPEISLTFSNRMELLVAVILSAQCTDERVNKETEHLFETYETVEDYANADEEELAEDLNSITYYNSKAGYIKSAAQAIRDEHDGEVPDTMSELTDLSGVGRKTANVVLQHGHDITEGIVVDTHVQRLSRRLGITEEERPEAIEEDLMPVVPREHWKNYTHWLIAHGRETCTARNPDCADCVLSDICPSSKADSDVDLADGSEW, from the coding sequence ATGGGCACACGTCTGGAGTCGGGGGAAGCGCAGGCCGTAGAGGTAATCGACCGCCTCTCCGAGGCGTATCCGGAGCCGGAGATCTCGCTGACGTTCTCGAACCGGATGGAACTGCTCGTCGCCGTAATCCTCTCCGCACAGTGCACGGACGAGCGCGTGAACAAGGAGACCGAACACCTCTTCGAGACGTACGAGACCGTCGAAGACTACGCGAACGCCGACGAGGAGGAACTCGCGGAGGACCTGAACTCCATCACGTACTACAACAGCAAGGCGGGCTACATCAAGAGCGCCGCGCAGGCCATCCGCGACGAGCACGACGGCGAGGTCCCGGACACGATGAGCGAGCTGACCGACCTCTCCGGCGTCGGCCGGAAGACGGCGAACGTCGTCCTCCAGCACGGCCACGACATCACGGAAGGCATCGTCGTCGACACGCACGTCCAGCGGCTCTCGCGGCGGCTCGGCATCACCGAGGAGGAGCGGCCGGAGGCCATCGAGGAGGACCTGATGCCGGTGGTGCCCCGCGAACACTGGAAGAACTACACGCACTGGCTCATCGCGCACGGCCGAGAGACGTGTACGGCGCGGAACCCCGACTGCGCGGACTGCGTCCTCTCGGACATCTGTCCGTCCTCGAAGGCGGACAGCGACGTGGACCTCGCGGACGGCAGCGAGTGGTAA
- a CDS encoding plastocyanin/azurin family copper-binding protein: MKRRDFLKIATGSAGGAAAVGAAGAQSSPSSSAVLQQEGNNSTANGTTTGNGTEGNSTATSGGGGGGTTKTVAVGPNGQNVFEPATVYVAPGDTVKWVWEGEGHNVHATGVPDEADWSVQTEIVSPPFEYEYTFDGPTGEYNYVCDPHASVGMEGTVVVNESGAPPEGEGGGGESRTPHEMGVPFQAHFVGIATILMMIVSLVYTFFVLKYGESRHASAPNKE, from the coding sequence ATGAAGAGGCGGGACTTTCTGAAAATCGCGACCGGTTCGGCTGGCGGTGCCGCGGCCGTCGGAGCAGCCGGTGCGCAGTCGTCTCCGTCCTCGTCAGCCGTCCTGCAACAGGAGGGTAACAACTCCACAGCCAACGGCACGACGACGGGCAACGGCACAGAGGGCAACAGCACGGCCACGTCCGGTGGCGGCGGTGGCGGCACCACCAAGACCGTCGCAGTCGGACCCAATGGTCAGAACGTATTCGAACCGGCCACCGTCTACGTCGCGCCCGGTGACACCGTCAAGTGGGTGTGGGAAGGAGAAGGCCACAACGTCCACGCGACCGGTGTCCCGGACGAAGCCGACTGGAGCGTGCAGACGGAGATCGTCTCACCGCCGTTCGAGTACGAGTACACGTTCGACGGGCCGACCGGCGAGTACAACTACGTCTGTGACCCCCACGCCTCCGTCGGCATGGAGGGCACCGTCGTCGTCAACGAGTCCGGCGCTCCGCCGGAGGGCGAAGGCGGTGGTGGCGAGTCGCGGACACCCCACGAGATGGGCGTGCCGTTCCAGGCCCACTTCGTCGGTATCGCCACCATTCTCATGATGATCGTGAGTCTGGTGTACACGTTCTTCGTGTTGAAGTACGGCGAGTCGCGCCACGCCAGCGCACCGAACAAAGAATAA
- a CDS encoding DUF7319 domain-containing protein, whose product MTDSSAGGDESEPSGDDTPPDGREPDPERAQVTPSEVAADVDEEYDFEEFGPGQMADMTAEEWEAAFDPDTWITGADLLDRVEADLRHRVATRDVFAVVERDSIDGEPVVLAYSDEGYGVVYDDGTVEGSGTVLRDVKPTVALCSMDDYDVPEPPEGAGLPDPREIPEGSGGFGTSLLKYVGIAQLVAGVLLFFAPFVYDPIVRGCPSVPDSAAHACSVAGTTLTLHPLGDSAVIAAIAGVGFVAFGVFMLTLVANARLSDRFRAEEFRNRLRSAGVGGGERPPFVPETDGYDESAEPGEEAP is encoded by the coding sequence ATGACGGACTCCAGCGCCGGCGGAGACGAGTCCGAGCCGTCGGGTGACGACACCCCGCCGGACGGACGCGAGCCGGACCCGGAGCGAGCGCAAGTAACCCCGAGCGAGGTCGCGGCGGACGTCGACGAGGAGTACGACTTCGAGGAGTTCGGCCCCGGACAGATGGCCGATATGACCGCCGAGGAGTGGGAGGCGGCCTTCGACCCGGACACCTGGATTACAGGGGCAGACCTCCTCGACCGCGTGGAAGCCGACCTCAGGCACCGCGTCGCCACGCGCGACGTGTTCGCCGTCGTCGAGCGCGACAGCATCGACGGCGAACCGGTCGTACTCGCGTACTCCGACGAGGGGTACGGCGTCGTCTACGACGACGGCACCGTCGAGGGGTCGGGGACGGTGCTTCGGGACGTGAAACCGACTGTCGCGCTCTGCTCGATGGACGACTACGACGTTCCCGAACCGCCGGAAGGGGCCGGCCTCCCGGACCCTCGAGAGATACCCGAGGGCAGCGGCGGCTTCGGAACGTCGCTGCTGAAGTACGTCGGCATCGCTCAGCTGGTGGCCGGCGTCCTGCTGTTCTTCGCGCCGTTCGTCTACGACCCCATCGTGCGCGGCTGCCCGTCCGTCCCGGACTCGGCCGCACACGCCTGTTCAGTCGCGGGGACGACACTGACGCTCCACCCGCTCGGTGACTCCGCAGTCATCGCCGCCATCGCCGGCGTCGGATTCGTCGCCTTCGGCGTGTTCATGCTCACACTCGTCGCGAACGCGCGCCTCTCGGACCGCTTCCGGGCCGAAGAGTTCCGGAACCGCCTCCGCTCGGCGGGCGTCGGTGGCGGAGAGCGGCCGCCGTTCGTCCCCGAGACCGACGGCTACGACGAGAGTGCGGAACCGGGCGAAGAAGCCCCGTAA
- a CDS encoding ArsR/SmtB family transcription factor, translating into MTANRLLPGGSSVERGEGSEVVSIREDAADEVFEALSSGTAREILAALYEDPDTASSVADRVDTSLQNASYHIEKLVDADLVEVADTWYSEQGREMKVYAPASDSLVLFASDESSAPALKDRLLRLLGVVGILGAASFVVQRLVGGQASDGQAATTGGGEGGGFQLASKESVDANTTAQQTVEKAADSEATDFVAEAADAVAGGVPPGLLFFAGGLLMLAVVLGFSWYRGR; encoded by the coding sequence ATGACAGCGAACCGTCTACTCCCGGGCGGGTCGTCCGTGGAGCGCGGCGAGGGCTCGGAGGTCGTGAGCATCCGGGAGGACGCCGCCGACGAGGTCTTCGAGGCGCTGTCCTCGGGGACCGCCCGCGAGATTCTCGCGGCGCTCTACGAGGACCCCGATACGGCGTCGAGCGTCGCCGACCGCGTCGACACGTCCCTGCAGAACGCGAGCTACCACATCGAGAAGCTCGTCGACGCGGACCTGGTAGAGGTCGCGGACACGTGGTACTCCGAGCAGGGCCGGGAGATGAAGGTGTACGCGCCAGCGAGCGACTCGCTGGTGCTGTTCGCGTCCGACGAGTCGTCGGCCCCTGCGCTCAAAGACCGGCTGCTGCGGCTGCTCGGCGTGGTCGGCATCCTCGGCGCGGCGAGCTTCGTGGTCCAGCGGCTGGTCGGCGGCCAGGCGTCCGACGGACAGGCCGCCACCACCGGGGGAGGTGAGGGCGGTGGATTCCAGCTCGCCTCCAAGGAAAGCGTCGACGCAAATACGACGGCCCAGCAGACGGTGGAAAAGGCTGCAGATTCGGAGGCCACCGACTTCGTCGCGGAGGCAGCCGACGCCGTCGCGGGTGGCGTCCCACCGGGCCTGCTGTTCTTCGCTGGCGGCCTGCTGATGCTGGCTGTCGTCCTCGGATTCTCTTGGTACCGCGGCCGCTAA